Genomic DNA from Peribacillus sp. FSL H8-0477:
TACCACTTGCAGGTTTATTTCCAATAACCGGGCGACCTGTTTTTGCTTCAAGCTCGTGAATCAATAATTCTGGAAAGCCATCAGGAAATACTTGAAACGGCGTGCTGATATTAAGACCCATAATTTCCCAATGACCAGTCATCGTATCTTTTCCATTAGAGGCTTCCTTCATTTTGGTAAAGTAAGCTTGCGGAGCAGCCGCTTTTTCGATCCCTTTGATTTGACGGATATTACTTAAGCCAAGCTTGCCTAAATTCGGCATCTTCAACCCATTCATTCTCTCCGCAATATGACCTAATGTATCAGAACCTTTATCTCCAAATTCTTCAGCATCTGGAGCTTCGCCAATTCCTACTGAATCCATTACGATTACAAATATCCGTTTAAACGCTTTGTCTTCTCTCATTATTAATTGACCTCCTAATAAAATAAAACAACTTATAGAATTCATATTCCCCTTAAGACAGGTGAATTAACCTTAAAAAACTTTCAACCGATTTTTGATGTCGGAAGTCTGACATCTCCATTGTAAACGGTTTCGATTGGTTCTTCAATGATTATCTCCTATCCATTAAAAGAAATAGAAAAAACATTTTATTTCTTTCTATTCCTTCTAAACTATCATCCTATCAGGCACGAGGATGAAACTTCTTGTACACATCCTTTAACCGAACATTGGATACATGGGTATAAATTTGTGTGGTTGAGATATCAGCATGACCTAACATTTCCTGTACGGCGCGTAAATCCGCTCCATTGGTTAACAAATGAGTAGCAAAAGAATGACGCAAGGTATGCGGAGTCAACTCTTTCTCTATACGAGCATCCTTAGAAAGTTTTTTAAGTATTTTCCAGAATCCTTGTCTCGTTAACCGATTTCCATGATGATTTAAGAAAAGCGAATCTGTTTTATGCACACTTTGTAACTTAACTCGTCCATTAAGTAAATATTCCTCAATTGCTTCGAGTGCTGTATGCCCAATTGGAATAATCCGTTCTTTATTTCCCTTACCTATACAACGGACAAATCCCATTGTCGCATGAATATCACTCATATCTAAATTGATTAATTCACTCACACGCATGCCTGTGGCATAAAGGAGTTCAAGCATAGCTTTATCCCTATATCCATACTCATTCGTAAGTTTCGGAGCTTCGAGCAAGGCTTCCACTTCTTCCATACTAAGAACTTTTGGAAGGCTTCTTTCCTGTTTAGGTGATTCTATATGTATGGTAGGATCTTGGTCAGTAATCTTTTCACGGATAAGAAACTGATGAAAAGACCGCAATGAAGCAATGTGACGAGCCAGTGTCTTTGGTGATTTTCCCTGATCCTTTAATCTTGCTAGGAATTGAATGATTGAGGCCCGACGGACTTCATTCCAGGTATTCAGCTGTTCAACATTCTTCATATAAGCAAAATATGATTTTAAATCCCGCTCATATGAGATGAGCGTGTTTTTTGCCAAGCCCTTCTCGACTGTTAGAAAGTGGATAAAATCTCTTATATGATCTATCATTTACATTACTCCCCGTCTAAATAAAGCAACATCAATCTGCTCAGCCAGGTTTCTTCTTCAGAATCCCCAGCCTTCATCACTTTTATTGCTGCACCTTTAGGTTCGCTATAACGCTGGTACCCTTCATATTCCTGATTTAACCATACCATTCCTAAATAAAAAAGAACAGTAAAGCACACAAAAAGTAACAAAACCTTCATAATTTGAAAAAATAAATTAACCGAGGTTTTCATCCCTACATCCCCTTATAAACCCTTTTCTACAATCTATGCCCGATTGGTCCAAGTTTATACATGAAGAAAAAGGAACCTCTCTCTTATAAGCTTAAAGAACGTTAAAAAACAAAAAACCTTCTCCACGTGGAAAAGGTCAAGTGTATTATTCAGTATCCGATTCTGATTCAATATCCGGTTTATCGTGACATCTATGGCAAATGCCATGAAAGGTCAATCTATGATCTTTTATCTTGAAGTTCCAATCACGTTCAACTATCGCTTCGACATCTTCAAGTAAATCGTCTTGAATTTCATCCACAGCTCCACACTCAACACAAACAAGATGGTGGTGAAAATGAGCTGCTCCTTCTTGTCTTAAATCATAACGGGATACTCCATCACCAAAGTTAATTTTATCAACAATTTTCAATTCAGTTAACAGTTCTAAAGTCCGGTATACAGTTGCTAAACCAATCTCCGGCGACTTTTCTTTGACCAAGAGGTAAACGTCTTCAGCGCTTAAATGATCCTCTTCGTGTTCAAGTAAGACGCGGACGGTCGCTTCTCGCTGGGGTGTTAGTTTATAACTGGACGAGTGCAACTGCTTTTTAATTCTCTCAATTCTATTTTCCATTGTATTTCCCTCCCGCGCCGCTATCCTTACCATTATATCAAAAGAGGGAAAAGTGTCAAAATACAATTAGAGTTCAGCGATTTTTTTTACACCACCCACTTCTCTTATTTACTTAGAAGACTAACAACACTTTTCATAAGTGGAGGTGACAGATAAGCTTCAATCGCTCCAGCTGCAACCAAAAATAAAACAGCAGTAATAAAAGAATACATGTACCGGTAAACAAACGGCTTTAGTGGTTCCCTAGACTGCTTCAAAAAAATTCGGCGGGTCATTTTTATTGATAAGGAAACCGCCATTGCAGCAATAACGATAAAGACAGGAACAATGAAAATGTTTTGAGGAAGAATCGAAACGAATGATAACAAAAATCCGCTCCATCCCATTTGATTCACTAAGAATCCCACCGTAAACCCGACCACTACACCTTTTAAGAATAAAAGAATGAGGATAACCGGCAGCCCAATGACTGAAATACCTAGAATCCAGATTAAAGCAATATACTTTATATTATGAGCCGCACTCTGTACGAACATATCTTGGCTGCTGGCCATATTGTTTTCCGAAACTTGTCCGAAAAATTGAGATAAATAATAAAACAAATCTTCTTTTTGAGTAAAACTAAGACTATTCACTAGAATTGCCCCAAAGATTACCCCCATTAAAAAGAGGACGGTAATGAACAGATAAAGTGAGGAATGATCAGTTACATGTTTTACGGCGAATTTGGCTGCAGTTTTTTTCTTCATTTATCTTCCTCCCATTGATTGCTTACTAAATAGTATGTAAATTCCTTTTCTTTATGACAGTGAACTTTTCTACATACGATTTTCTGTTCAACCCTTTCAATCTATATGGTATAATTTTCATACTATTTAGTTAAAAGAGAGGGAATATAAATGAATGCCATTTTAAAAGAATTTCCAGAAGTAATTGAATCGGATCGAATCTATCTTCGTCCATGCCGGCGTGAAGACAGCTTCGCCGTCCATGCAGCAATCCACGCATCACAGCAGGAATTAAAGCAATGGCTTGCATTTGCCAAAACCCTAGCGACCATTGAAGAAACTGCCGAGAATCTTATTCAGTCACAAGCGGATTTTATCCTGCGCAAAGATTTGCGCTTCCTTATCTTTCGCAAAGAAGATGATGTGTTTATCGGATCAACCGGTCTTCACCGCATCAATTGGGACATCCCTAAATTTGAAATAGGCTACTGGATTGACACCCAATATAGTAAGCAGGGCTATATCACAGAATCTACAAAGGCACTGACCAATTTTGCTTTTGAACAGTTAGGCGCCAAACGAATTGAAATCCGCTGCGATTCAAAAAACACAGAAAGTCGTCGGATCCCCGAGAAATTAGGTTTTTCCCTTGAAGGTATCCTCCGCTCTGACAGTCTAGCTGTAGATGGATCCGTTCGTGATACATGTATTTTTGCAAAAACAACCGCAGGCAGTTAAATCACTCCAAAAAGGCTGTCGAGTATGTCGACAGCCAAGCATTGGTACTTTATGTTGATTTAATTTTTCCATATTTACCGCCGCCCCCGGCTGTAAAGGTCAAAAGGCCTTTTCTGGCGAGATCAATAAAAACGGCTGTTTTTTCTGGAACGACTTGCTGTAACTCATTTAGCGTTACTTTATGAAGAATATTCATTTCCGTACCAAATACTGCAAGCAGTCGTTCGAACGTTTTTGGACCAAGTCCTGGAATAAAATCGAGTGGGACTTGATGCACATAAGTTGGGCGATTCCGATGTGATTTTTCCAATGATAAACCCGCGATTTCTTTTATTCGATTCGCCACACCATTAATAATGCTCTTACTTCCACAGGACGAACACGGTGAACCCACAGCTCCCGGCTGCAAGCATTTACTGCAGACCGTTTGATGGTATTTTCCCAGTTCAGGATTTAACCCGTAATTAACCGCAATTTTCCGTCCCTCTATTTCCTTTAAGGCCTTTTCTAATTCAAAAAAGCTTGGCTGCTTCAACTCCATCTTTTGATATTCTCTGGCAATTTTCGCTAGTGAATGTGCGTCAGAATTCGTTAGAAAAACATAGGGATCCAACTCAATAATTTCCCGGGCCATAGTCGTATCAGAACTTAATCCTAATTCAATCCCATCAATTAGGTTCGGATTAAACACTTCAGTAAGGCTGAATTCGACACCTTTCCCATATAAACTTTTAAATGGGGTAAATACATGTGCTGGAATGAAAAGCCCGCCCAGCTCTTTTGTTTTTTCCTGCAGCGTGATGCCCTCACAATAAATCCTCTGTGAACTCAAATGAATATTTTTCATATAGTTGCTCATCCAAACGGATAATTCCTTCATTGCGTCTAATGTAGGCATATAAACAAGAACATGAATTGGACCTTGGCAGTACTGGTCATAGATTTCTATCTCTGAACCAAGAATCAATACCGTTTGTCCAAATTTTAAACCGCCCTCTTCAAGCTCTACCATCTCTTCTTTATCAATGAGCAGCTCTAGTTCTTCGATGACTTCAGGAGAATGGCAGTCAATAATCCCTACCATATCGAGACCCTTCCGCTCACTAGCCGTTTTTAAAACATTACGGAGTGTCAGTGAACGAGCTCCTGTAATTTTCACCGCTCTTCCCCGATGTGTCCTGCCAATATGAATATGAAGATCGACGTAATAGTCCTTCAGCATTTTAGTGTTCTAACGCTTTTTTCAGCTGTAAATACTGCACAGCATAAGCGGTTTTCGCATCTGCAATTTTTCCTTCCTCAATAAACCGCTGGGCTTCTTCAACCGTAAGCTCAATGAGTTCAACAAACTCATCCTCATCACAGGCCGCTGGATTTTCCTTTTTAGCCAAACCCGTTGCTACAAACAAATGGACCAATTCATCAGCAAAACCTGGTGATGTATAGAAAGAGATTAAATGCTTCATTTCGGCACTTTCATACCCAGTTTCTTCCTCTAATTCTCTTTCAGCACTCCGAAGTGGTTCCTCTCCCGGTTCCAATTTCCCTGCAGGGATCTCAACGAGACTCCTCTCCATCGCCTTTCGATATTGCTCAACCATAATCATTTTTCCTTCATCAGTAATCGCAATGACGGCGACTGCTCCGGGGTGCTTGATTATTTCCCGTTTACCCCTTTTTCCGTTTGGCAGTTCCACTTCATCAACCTGAAGACTAATCACTCTTCCTTTAAAAAGCATGTCACTCGACACTGTTTTTTCTTCAAACTTTTTCATTGTAGCCACTCCTTGTTCTAAAAATAGATATTTTTCCATACATTTTATCACATTAGGACTAGGAGGTACCTGTTTATGAAGGTGTATGTCTTAGAAAAAAGCATTGTCCTGTCGGGAAAGTGTTGGGAAGTACAGCAAAAGCTGAAGGAATATCAGAAACATTATTACTATGTCCATGACTGGATAACTGCAATTCATTCAAACAAAGAAAAATAACGAAAACAAAGACACCATCAGCGTCTGTCTACAGTACATTTCTTTTAAATTGCATAAATCAATTACAACAAAATATCGACCAGCAAATAAAAAGCTATACTAAGAAGATATAAATACGAAGAGGAAGATGCATAGGCCTCCTTCTCTCTACTGTTTTGTATATATAATTACTGAAATTACGGAGAAAATACCAATTGTCGAAAAGAATTGGTATTAAAAACTCACTCGGATCAATCTCAAAAACCAGCAAAAAAAGAAACAATAAAAGTTTTAACGGCATAATCTCCTAATATATTCATATATTTAGATTAGGAGAAACCGTGTGGAGAATTATAAAGGAAATAGTCCTTCAAATTCAAACCGTGTTTGGATATAGAAAGGATAAATATGTTTAATTCATCAAAGATTTTTAGATGGGGAAAAATTCACGATTTCATGGATAAAAATAAGATTAAACAACCCACCGATCATGCGATACTTCTAGGTGGGGAACTAATAAGTCAAGGTCATAAAGTGATATTTGAATGTCCAATTAGTAATATGCATACTGACTTATATGTCCCCACCTTGAATGAAAAAATTTTCATTGAAGTTGTCGGTGATATTAGGACTAAAGAACAATTAATTAAAGATCGGAATCGTGATGCATTTTTATCGTGTGAAGGATTCACTGTACTTCGATTCAACAATGAAAAGATTGAGAATTATGTTCAAGATCAAATTAACAAGTATTTTCTCGGAATCAATGCGTTCGAAAAACACTTAAATTATTGGCGGTTGAATGGAATTCCCAAAATACTAACAAAAAAAGAAGAACAAATGCAAGGTACCAGAAATGCGATTCTAGATTTAAAAGCTACTTGAGCTCTTCATAACGTCAATTTCATCCATGCTAGTAATTACAACTGGATACAAATGGATAATCTTGATATACTAATTATATTTCCATCTTGGGCGGAGGAGTGGTTCTTCTCCATGACGAAAAACCCTTTCTTTAAAGAGAGGGTTTTTCGCCGTTCAGCCAAACATCCTGTGCCTACATCATTTGTAGAGGCAATGATTGCAGGTGGGTTAGGATTCCATGATTCCATTGTGCCGACGATATTGCTGCAGTTATAGCAGCTGTATGGTATGTATAATAGGAAGTGTATAAAAATCATCACTTAGACTTCACCAAGTCCACCACAATTATCACATTGACCACCATCTCCAAAATCGTAACCACTACCATTACAATCTGGACAATCCTCTAATTCTTCATCTTCTGGACCTGAAAATCCGATCATACCGTCAACTCCTTCAACAGATTCTGCCCATCACAAAACATAATCATACTTATTACCCTTTAATCTACTTCCCCTTTTCAAAAAAATAATTCCAACATAACTTTCAAACACTAAAATAATTACCAAAATACTAATTTAGCAACAAATCAAACGAAATATATGGCAAAAGTATTATATTGATGTTATAAATAGAATAGTTAACCAGATATATAGGTTTTTAGGTTTATTTCCAGAGTGTGAGTAAACTACCACATTAAAAATCTTTTGAATCTGTTTTACAGGTGGAGGGTATTCTTCCACCTGTAGTTTTGTGTCAAAAAAAAAAAAAAAAAATCAGAGGTGGACAAATGAAAAAAATATTAAAGATACAAGTCTTATTATCAATTGTTATTATCTTATTTTTCTTCAATTTTAATGTAAGTACTACTAAAGCAGCATTCAGCGATAAGGATAATGGATTGTACCATAAACTATCAGAAATCGTTTATGATGCAGATAATCTAAAAAAAGTGAAAAAAAAATTAACCGACGCACATTATCCAGAACCAAAATTTAAAGTACTTGATGTACTGGATATCGATAATGACAAAACCCATCCTATAGGTAAAACAGCTAACGGTAAGGGAATTTATGGACTCCAGAGCACAGGGTTTAAAGCTATGGCTGTATTGGAAAAAAGTTCTAATAATGTGATTATAGCCTTTGCAGGAACTCAAAAAAATAATCCGAATGATGTTTTAACTGCTATAAATTCACTTACTAGCACCACCAGTGGTCAGAGTTTCCAAGCTCAACTCTATATGAATTACATTTTTAAAGCGAAGCTGGATAAGGATAAAAAATATAAGTTCTATCTTACAGGACATTCATTAGGTGGCTGGGTATCTACTAAACTGTATTTAGATATCCGTTCAGCAAATTGGTTAACCTCTAAGACAAAGTTTGAATATGGTGGTGCGATCATACCATCCATTAGTGGTGTTTACACATTCAACCCATTACCAATATCTAAAAAAAGTATATCTTCGGAACAATGGAAGGCGAACAAAAATAGGGTTTATGACAAGGATGTAAAAAACTTGTACATTAAAAATGAATGGTTAAATAGTACTCAACAGGGCCATTCAGATTCTTTGGCATATATAGGTACTCAAGGGGCCATTAATAAAAAGATAACCAGAAAAAATTATGTAACTACAGGAATCAAAGATACACTAATCCACTACTACACAAAGGATGACATGTCCGAATCACACAAAATTTGTAAACTAAAGAACTCTGTAACTCCTATTAACCAATCATGTGGGCAATAGGAGCAATAAAAAAAGCCAATGATCAAAATAAAATGTACCCTATAAGACGGACACTTTGAAAAATGTCCTCTTGTAGGGTACATTTTAAAAAAGGTGTGGTCTTTTGGTTTTTTATCGTTTTCGTTTGGCGTATCAATCAAAGTAATTTCCATAAGGAAGTCACTTAATTATAATCACTCACCATAAACCGAAGAAACGAAAGATAGAAACTAAAAAACTTTTACAGCCGTACGTTTGGTATTGATAATCATCTTCTTAGAAAAAACATATACCTTTTCTTGCGGCAGCTGTTTTTTCATCTTCTTGACAAGTTGATCCTTCATCTTGATTTTTTGACTAACAATGCCTCCCCAAGACGGCAAGCCGTTCAGGTTGTTAAATGTATTGATATATCCCCGTGATACTAGGTGTTGAATCTGTTGAACAAAACTAACCCAGTTACCTATTAAATACTTCTCGCTCATTTCGCGTCACCTCCCGATGATTAAAAAACAATGAACATAGCTCCCGCCATTCGGTTTCATTCCCCCAGGCTACCACGCCTGAAAGTCCCCCGTC
This window encodes:
- a CDS encoding GNAT family N-acetyltransferase, whose amino-acid sequence is MNAILKEFPEVIESDRIYLRPCRREDSFAVHAAIHASQQELKQWLAFAKTLATIEETAENLIQSQADFILRKDLRFLIFRKEDDVFIGSTGLHRINWDIPKFEIGYWIDTQYSKQGYITESTKALTNFAFEQLGAKRIEIRCDSKNTESRRIPEKLGFSLEGILRSDSLAVDGSVRDTCIFAKTTAGS
- the mciZ gene encoding Z-ring formation inhibitor MciZ, whose protein sequence is MKVYVLEKSIVLSGKCWEVQQKLKEYQKHYYYVHDWITAIHSNKEK
- the fur gene encoding ferric iron uptake transcriptional regulator, producing the protein MENRIERIKKQLHSSSYKLTPQREATVRVLLEHEEDHLSAEDVYLLVKEKSPEIGLATVYRTLELLTELKIVDKINFGDGVSRYDLRQEGAAHFHHHLVCVECGAVDEIQDDLLEDVEAIVERDWNFKIKDHRLTFHGICHRCHDKPDIESESDTE
- the spoIIM gene encoding stage II sporulation protein M; this translates as MKKKTAAKFAVKHVTDHSSLYLFITVLFLMGVIFGAILVNSLSFTQKEDLFYYLSQFFGQVSENNMASSQDMFVQSAAHNIKYIALIWILGISVIGLPVILILLFLKGVVVGFTVGFLVNQMGWSGFLLSFVSILPQNIFIVPVFIVIAAMAVSLSIKMTRRIFLKQSREPLKPFVYRYMYSFITAVLFLVAAGAIEAYLSPPLMKSVVSLLSK
- a CDS encoding endonuclease Q family protein, translated to MLKDYYVDLHIHIGRTHRGRAVKITGARSLTLRNVLKTASERKGLDMVGIIDCHSPEVIEELELLIDKEEMVELEEGGLKFGQTVLILGSEIEIYDQYCQGPIHVLVYMPTLDAMKELSVWMSNYMKNIHLSSQRIYCEGITLQEKTKELGGLFIPAHVFTPFKSLYGKGVEFSLTEVFNPNLIDGIELGLSSDTTMAREIIELDPYVFLTNSDAHSLAKIAREYQKMELKQPSFFELEKALKEIEGRKIAVNYGLNPELGKYHQTVCSKCLQPGAVGSPCSSCGSKSIINGVANRIKEIAGLSLEKSHRNRPTYVHQVPLDFIPGLGPKTFERLLAVFGTEMNILHKVTLNELQQVVPEKTAVFIDLARKGLLTFTAGGGGKYGKIKST
- a CDS encoding DUF559 domain-containing protein, which encodes MFNSSKIFRWGKIHDFMDKNKIKQPTDHAILLGGELISQGHKVIFECPISNMHTDLYVPTLNEKIFIEVVGDIRTKEQLIKDRNRDAFLSCEGFTVLRFNNEKIENYVQDQINKYFLGINAFEKHLNYWRLNGIPKILTKKEEQMQGTRNAILDLKAT
- a CDS encoding YqzK family protein; translation: MKTSVNLFFQIMKVLLLFVCFTVLFYLGMVWLNQEYEGYQRYSEPKGAAIKVMKAGDSEEETWLSRLMLLYLDGE
- a CDS encoding NUDIX hydrolase, encoding MKKFEEKTVSSDMLFKGRVISLQVDEVELPNGKRGKREIIKHPGAVAVIAITDEGKMIMVEQYRKAMERSLVEIPAGKLEPGEEPLRSAERELEEETGYESAEMKHLISFYTSPGFADELVHLFVATGLAKKENPAACDEDEFVELIELTVEEAQRFIEEGKIADAKTAYAVQYLQLKKALEH
- the xerD gene encoding site-specific tyrosine recombinase XerD, with amino-acid sequence MIDHIRDFIHFLTVEKGLAKNTLISYERDLKSYFAYMKNVEQLNTWNEVRRASIIQFLARLKDQGKSPKTLARHIASLRSFHQFLIREKITDQDPTIHIESPKQERSLPKVLSMEEVEALLEAPKLTNEYGYRDKAMLELLYATGMRVSELINLDMSDIHATMGFVRCIGKGNKERIIPIGHTALEAIEEYLLNGRVKLQSVHKTDSLFLNHHGNRLTRQGFWKILKKLSKDARIEKELTPHTLRHSFATHLLTNGADLRAVQEMLGHADISTTQIYTHVSNVRLKDVYKKFHPRA